From Lysobacter auxotrophicus, the proteins below share one genomic window:
- the hisC gene encoding histidinol-phosphate transaminase, translating to MVETKRAASPLALVREDLRDFGGYRSARSDRLQGDVWLNANESPWPNLADGDGALRRYPDPQPQALRDALAALYDCAPEQLLAGRGSDEGIDLLVRAVCRPGGDAIVVSTPTFGMYAVSARLHGTRVIDVPLREGDGEWRCDFEAIGDAALAQDARIVFLCSPGNPTGALLPIGEIAALADRLEGRALVVVDEAYIEFADAPSATRLIAANRNVAVLRTLSKAHALAAARIGTVIADSELIEVLRRCQAPYPLPSACTDEALRALSRDAAAQTRARIDTVRAERDALALRLSSLSGVRRVYASRANFVLVRFADAQSAFDRLLGAGLVVRDMRAAPGLGDALRISLGTPEQNAAVVSILEARA from the coding sequence GTGGTCGAGACCAAGCGCGCCGCGAGCCCGCTCGCGCTGGTGCGCGAGGACCTGCGCGACTTCGGCGGTTACCGCTCCGCGCGCAGCGATCGCCTGCAGGGCGACGTGTGGCTCAATGCCAACGAATCGCCGTGGCCGAACCTGGCCGATGGCGACGGCGCGCTGCGCCGCTATCCCGACCCGCAGCCGCAGGCGCTGCGCGACGCGCTTGCCGCGCTGTACGACTGCGCGCCGGAGCAGCTGCTCGCCGGCCGCGGCAGCGACGAGGGCATCGACCTGCTCGTGCGCGCCGTCTGCCGCCCGGGCGGCGACGCCATCGTCGTCAGCACGCCGACGTTCGGCATGTACGCGGTGAGCGCGCGCCTGCACGGCACGCGCGTCATCGACGTTCCGCTGCGCGAAGGCGACGGCGAATGGCGCTGCGACTTCGAGGCCATCGGCGACGCGGCGCTCGCGCAGGACGCACGCATCGTGTTCCTGTGCTCGCCCGGCAATCCCACCGGCGCGCTGCTCCCCATCGGCGAAATCGCCGCCTTGGCCGACCGCCTGGAAGGCCGCGCGCTCGTGGTCGTCGACGAGGCGTACATCGAGTTCGCCGATGCGCCCTCCGCGACGCGCCTGATCGCCGCGAACCGCAACGTCGCCGTGTTGCGCACGTTGTCGAAGGCGCACGCGTTGGCGGCGGCGCGCATCGGCACGGTGATCGCCGATTCGGAGCTGATCGAGGTGCTGCGCCGCTGCCAGGCGCCGTATCCGCTGCCGTCGGCGTGCACGGACGAAGCGCTGCGTGCGTTGTCGCGCGACGCCGCGGCGCAGACGCGCGCCCGAATCGACACGGTGCGCGCCGAGCGCGACGCGCTCGCGCTGCGCTTGTCGTCGCTGTCAGGCGTACGTCGTGTCTACGCGTCGCGCGCGAACTTCGTGCTGGTGCGTTTCGCTGACGCGCAGTCCGCCTTCGATCGCCTGCTCGGTGCGGGCCTCGTCGTGCGCGACATGCGCGCCGCGCCCGGCCTCGGCGATGCGTTGCGCATCAGCCTGGGCACGCCGGAACAGAACGCCGCGGTGGTGTCGATCCTGGAGGCCCGCGCATGA
- the hisD gene encoding histidinol dehydrogenase, translating into MRRVDWRLLDNRTQTQLLRRPAQLTSSTTASAVTAIIDEVRDSGDVALRAYGERFDGVALADFAVADAEFAAAEATLSPQLRAAIDEAAERIATFHRAGMTAPYSVDTAPGVRCERVLRPIQRVGLYVPAGSAPLPSTALMLGVPARLAGCPDVVLCTPPRRDGSADPAVLYAARRCGITRVFKVGGAQAIAAMAYGTATIPRCDKLFGPGNAFVTEAKRQVAMDVDGAAIDMPAGPSEVLIIADAGANPAFVAADLLSQAEHGPDSQVLLLSDDDALLDAVSGQLAVQLAQLPRADIARRALQSSSAIRVESIEQALQVSNRYAPEHLILALRDARAALPRVTAAGSVFLGDWAPEALGDYCSGTNHVLPTSGAARFAGGLNIASFQVAITVQEVQPRGIEAIGPCAVELARAEGLDAHLQAVALRLQAVAS; encoded by the coding sequence ATGCGCCGCGTCGACTGGCGCCTGCTCGACAACCGCACGCAGACGCAGCTGCTGCGTCGTCCGGCGCAGCTCACGTCCAGTACGACCGCCTCGGCCGTCACCGCGATCATCGACGAAGTACGCGACAGCGGCGACGTCGCACTGCGCGCGTACGGCGAGCGTTTCGACGGCGTGGCGCTGGCCGATTTCGCCGTGGCCGACGCCGAGTTCGCCGCCGCCGAAGCGACGTTGTCGCCGCAGTTGCGCGCCGCGATCGACGAAGCGGCCGAACGCATCGCCACCTTCCATCGCGCCGGCATGACCGCGCCGTACAGCGTCGACACCGCGCCGGGCGTGCGGTGCGAGCGCGTGCTGCGGCCGATCCAGCGCGTCGGGCTGTACGTGCCGGCCGGTTCGGCACCGCTGCCGTCGACCGCGCTGATGCTCGGCGTTCCCGCGCGCCTGGCCGGTTGTCCCGATGTCGTGCTGTGCACGCCGCCGCGCCGCGACGGCAGCGCCGATCCGGCCGTGCTCTACGCCGCCCGACGCTGCGGCATCACGCGCGTGTTCAAGGTCGGCGGCGCGCAGGCGATCGCCGCGATGGCCTACGGCACCGCGACCATTCCGCGTTGCGACAAGCTCTTCGGCCCCGGCAACGCCTTCGTGACCGAAGCCAAGCGGCAGGTTGCGATGGACGTGGACGGGGCGGCCATCGACATGCCGGCCGGCCCGTCAGAAGTGCTGATCATCGCCGACGCGGGCGCGAATCCCGCGTTCGTCGCGGCCGATTTGTTGTCGCAGGCCGAGCACGGCCCCGACTCGCAGGTGCTGTTGCTCAGCGACGACGACGCGTTGCTCGACGCGGTGAGCGGGCAGCTCGCGGTCCAGCTCGCCCAGTTGCCGCGCGCCGATATCGCACGCCGTGCGTTGCAGTCGTCTAGCGCGATCCGCGTCGAGTCGATCGAACAGGCGCTGCAGGTGAGCAACCGTTACGCGCCCGAGCACCTCATCCTCGCGCTTCGCGACGCGCGCGCCGCTTTGCCGCGCGTAACCGCGGCCGGGTCGGTGTTCCTCGGCGACTGGGCGCCCGAGGCGCTCGGCGATTACTGCAGCGGCACCAACCACGTCCTGCCGACCAGCGGTGCGGCGCGCTTCGCGGGCGGGCTGAACATCGCGAGTTTCCAGGTGGCGATCACCGTGCAGGAAGTGCAGCCGCGTGGCATCGAGGCCATCGGCCCGTGCGCGGTCGAACTCGCGCGCGCCGAAGGCCTCGACGCGCACCTGCAAGCCGTCGCGCTGCGCCTGCAGGCGGTGGCGTCGTGA
- a CDS encoding diguanylate cyclase, producing MERAPAWVRLSLAALMTLAWPAAGSPMQTVELRGDTTEVTLAPAMRLVRDASAEADVNTAMRWLDEGRFQPLPGGRTSLGFQTGAFWFHLRVLNRDSPETRWLLVQRYALSDRIDVHVRHADGRVSLQRGGDHLPFGVRTIRYRHPNFLLTLPRGEAVDVFVRVRSESSMQVPLSLLTVPAFAETTRDAQFVIGAYYGILLALFFYNMALWLSLRDASYFWYLVHLSAFGLVLFTLNGLGFEYLWPTSTWLNDRMVPLSVCLAQIGMQQFARVFLGLRERWPPGDRVGLALIAFFALLGVASMWLPYRIATPVAGAAVLASIAWIAFASVAMVRRGYAPARLFLLAWAMFLLGTGLFVAVAFGLAPKNFFTEYGVQIGSALEMLLLSIALGHRYAQFRNENERIAGDAKEQLEHKVELRTAELRSALVQLEDAHARLRESSQRDALTGLHNRTHFRDRFDALLRQSREHRRPLSLLMIDLDNFKSINDRYGHLIGDECLRWAARTLGHALRPHQETLLARFGGEEFVVVLPGLNLVAATQVAEDLREHLRESPFRSGTYEITVTASIGVHAIGSAAFGGVDPLLQLADQALYRAKADGRDCVRTSQGEVA from the coding sequence ATGGAACGTGCGCCTGCATGGGTCCGGCTCAGCCTCGCGGCGTTGATGACGCTCGCGTGGCCGGCGGCGGGCTCGCCCATGCAGACCGTCGAACTGCGGGGCGACACCACCGAAGTGACCCTCGCCCCGGCGATGCGCCTTGTCCGCGATGCCTCCGCCGAAGCCGATGTGAACACCGCGATGCGCTGGCTCGACGAAGGCCGCTTCCAGCCGCTGCCCGGCGGACGGACCTCGCTGGGGTTCCAGACAGGCGCGTTCTGGTTCCACCTGCGCGTGCTCAATCGCGACAGCCCGGAAACGCGCTGGCTGCTCGTGCAACGTTACGCGCTCAGCGACCGCATCGACGTCCACGTGCGGCACGCCGACGGGCGCGTGTCGCTGCAACGCGGCGGGGACCACCTGCCCTTCGGCGTGCGCACCATCCGTTACCGGCATCCGAACTTCCTGCTAACGCTGCCGCGCGGCGAAGCGGTGGACGTGTTCGTGCGCGTTCGCAGCGAAAGTTCGATGCAGGTGCCGCTGTCGCTGCTCACGGTGCCCGCGTTCGCCGAAACCACGCGCGACGCGCAGTTCGTGATCGGCGCGTACTACGGGATCCTGCTCGCGCTGTTCTTCTACAACATGGCGCTGTGGCTGAGCCTGCGCGATGCGAGCTACTTCTGGTACCTGGTGCACCTGTCGGCGTTCGGGCTGGTGCTGTTCACGCTCAACGGTCTGGGCTTCGAATACCTGTGGCCGACGTCGACATGGTTGAACGACCGGATGGTCCCGCTGTCGGTCTGCCTGGCGCAGATCGGCATGCAGCAGTTCGCCCGCGTGTTTCTCGGGCTGCGCGAACGCTGGCCACCCGGCGATCGCGTGGGCCTGGCGTTGATCGCGTTCTTCGCGCTGCTGGGCGTCGCCTCGATGTGGCTGCCGTACCGCATCGCCACGCCCGTGGCCGGCGCGGCGGTGTTGGCGAGCATCGCGTGGATCGCGTTCGCCTCGGTGGCGATGGTGCGCCGCGGCTATGCGCCGGCGCGGCTGTTCCTGCTGGCGTGGGCGATGTTCCTGCTCGGTACGGGACTGTTCGTCGCCGTCGCGTTCGGGCTCGCGCCGAAGAACTTCTTCACCGAGTACGGCGTGCAGATCGGCTCGGCGCTGGAAATGCTGCTGCTCTCGATCGCGCTGGGCCATCGTTACGCGCAGTTCCGCAACGAGAACGAGCGCATCGCCGGCGATGCGAAAGAGCAGCTGGAGCACAAGGTCGAACTGCGCACCGCCGAGCTGCGCAGCGCGCTGGTGCAACTGGAGGACGCGCACGCGCGGTTGCGCGAGTCGAGCCAGCGCGACGCGTTGACCGGGCTGCACAACCGCACGCATTTCCGCGACCGCTTCGATGCGTTGTTGCGCCAGTCGCGCGAGCACCGCCGGCCGTTGTCGCTGCTGATGATCGACCTGGACAACTTCAAGTCGATCAACGACCGCTACGGGCACCTGATCGGCGACGAATGCCTGCGCTGGGCGGCACGCACGCTGGGGCATGCGCTGCGCCCGCACCAGGAAACGCTGCTGGCGCGCTTCGGCGGCGAGGAGTTCGTGGTGGTGCTGCCGGGGTTGAACCTCGTTGCCGCGACGCAGGTCGCCGAGGATCTACGCGAGCACCTGCGCGAATCGCCGTTCCGCAGCGGCACCTACGAGATCACCGTGACGGCGAGCATCGGCGTGCATGCGATCGGATCGGCCGCGTTCGGCGGCGTCGATCCGTTGCTGCAGCTGGCCGACCAGGCGCTGTATCGCGCGAAGGCCGACGGCCGCGATTGCGTGCGCACGTCGCAGGGCGAAGTCGCCTAG
- a CDS encoding YerC/YecD family TrpR-related protein gives MKRRPLENERSAENLAFLATALASLRSVEEVQAFLEDLCTPAELEAMGDRWRVVPLLQDNVPYREIHERTQVSVTTIGRVARTLERGAGGYGIAASRLSTPPAAVNAG, from the coding sequence ATGAAGCGTCGTCCGCTCGAAAACGAACGCAGTGCCGAAAACCTCGCCTTCCTCGCGACGGCGCTCGCGAGCCTGCGCTCGGTCGAGGAGGTCCAGGCCTTCCTGGAGGACCTCTGCACGCCCGCCGAGCTGGAAGCGATGGGTGATCGATGGCGCGTAGTCCCGCTGCTGCAGGACAACGTCCCGTATCGCGAGATCCACGAACGTACGCAGGTGAGCGTCACCACCATCGGCCGCGTCGCGCGCACGCTCGAGCGGGGCGCCGGCGGTTACGGCATCGCCGCTTCCCGCCTTTCCACGCCTCCCGCCGCCGTCAACGCCGGCTGA
- the hisIE gene encoding bifunctional phosphoribosyl-AMP cyclohydrolase/phosphoribosyl-ATP diphosphatase HisIE translates to MSRDMTSGAIDALAWDKQGGLLPAVVQDADTLRVLMLGYMDPAALRTTLDTGHVTFFSRSRNTQWTKGESSGHFLDLVAIDVDCDSDTLLVTARPHGPTCHLGRTSCFADAPGTPPSFLHELDALVASRERDRPAGSYTTQLLDGGIRRIAQKVGEEGVETALAAVAQSDAELLGEAGDLLYHLLVLLRARGLGLADVEALLRNRHAR, encoded by the coding sequence ATGTCGCGTGACATGACGTCCGGGGCGATCGACGCGCTCGCATGGGACAAGCAGGGCGGCCTGCTGCCAGCCGTCGTGCAGGACGCCGACACGCTGCGCGTGCTGATGCTCGGCTACATGGACCCGGCCGCGCTACGCACGACGTTGGACACCGGCCACGTCACGTTCTTCAGCCGCAGCCGCAACACGCAGTGGACGAAGGGCGAAAGCTCGGGGCATTTCCTCGACCTGGTCGCCATCGACGTCGATTGCGACAGCGACACGCTGCTGGTGACCGCGCGACCGCACGGTCCGACCTGCCACCTGGGTCGCACAAGCTGCTTTGCGGACGCGCCCGGTACACCGCCGTCGTTCCTGCACGAGCTCGATGCGCTGGTCGCCAGTCGCGAACGCGATCGTCCCGCGGGCAGTTACACGACGCAGCTGCTCGATGGCGGCATTCGCCGCATCGCGCAGAAGGTGGGCGAGGAGGGCGTCGAAACCGCGCTGGCGGCCGTCGCGCAGTCGGATGCGGAGCTGCTGGGCGAGGCCGGCGACCTGCTGTACCACCTGCTCGTGCTGTTGCGGGCGCGCGGGCTTGGCCTCGCGGATGTCGAGGCGCTGCTGCGGAACCGTCACGCCCGCTGA
- the hisF gene encoding imidazole glycerol phosphate synthase subunit HisF: protein MLSRRIVPCLDVRDGRVVKGVKFRDHVDMGDIVELALRYRDEGADELVFYDITASPEGRSVDRQWVERVARVIDIPFCVAGGIRSVDDARAVLHAGADKVSINTPALDRPELIGEIAEVFGVQCVVVGIDSLRDEDGQWRVRQYTGDPSRTRALAKRTLDWVVEAQERGAGEIVLNCMGSDGVRQGYDLEQLRAVRERCAVPLVASGGAGTIAHFADAFRDADVDAALAASVFHSGAVKIPELKTYLRGQGIEVRDVA from the coding sequence ATGCTGAGCCGCCGCATCGTGCCGTGCCTGGACGTGCGCGACGGTCGCGTCGTGAAGGGCGTGAAGTTCCGCGACCACGTCGACATGGGCGACATCGTCGAACTCGCGCTGCGCTATCGCGATGAGGGCGCGGACGAACTCGTGTTCTACGACATCACCGCGAGCCCCGAAGGCCGCAGCGTCGACCGCCAGTGGGTCGAGCGCGTGGCGCGCGTGATCGACATTCCGTTCTGCGTCGCGGGCGGCATCCGTTCCGTCGACGACGCACGAGCCGTGCTGCACGCCGGCGCGGACAAGGTGTCGATCAACACGCCGGCGCTCGATCGGCCGGAACTGATCGGCGAGATCGCCGAGGTCTTCGGCGTGCAGTGCGTGGTGGTCGGCATCGACAGCCTGCGCGACGAGGACGGCCAATGGCGCGTGCGCCAGTACACCGGTGATCCCTCGCGCACGCGGGCATTGGCGAAGCGCACGCTCGACTGGGTCGTCGAGGCGCAGGAGCGCGGCGCGGGCGAAATCGTCCTCAACTGCATGGGTAGCGACGGCGTGCGGCAGGGTTACGACCTTGAGCAACTGCGAGCCGTACGCGAACGGTGCGCGGTGCCGCTGGTGGCGTCCGGTGGTGCGGGCACGATCGCGCACTTCGCCGATGCGTTCCGCGACGCGGACGTGGACGCGGCGCTTGCCGCCAGCGTGTTCCACTCCGGCGCCGTGAAGATTCCCGAACTCAAAACCTACCTGCGCGGGCAGGGCATCGAGGTGCGCGATGTCGCGTGA
- the hisH gene encoding imidazole glycerol phosphate synthase subunit HisH → MTDVVLIDWGGGNIGSVRYALDRLGARSVLSADADTIANAPRVILPGVGAAAPAMQRLHELDLVNTIRTLDAPLLGICLGMQLLYETSEEGDVEGLGVLRGRVRRIEAAPGVRVPHMGWNRLRRERASPLLEGIEDGEWAYFVHGFVAPMSDDTLASSEYGGEFTAVAGCGRRFGAQFHPERSAATGQRLLANFLAMEAA, encoded by the coding sequence ATGACCGACGTCGTCCTCATCGACTGGGGCGGTGGCAACATCGGCTCGGTTCGCTACGCCTTGGATCGACTGGGTGCGCGCTCCGTTCTCAGCGCCGACGCCGACACCATCGCCAACGCGCCGCGCGTGATCCTTCCTGGCGTTGGCGCGGCGGCCCCGGCAATGCAGCGCCTGCACGAACTCGATCTGGTGAACACGATCCGCACGCTCGACGCGCCGCTGCTCGGCATCTGCCTGGGCATGCAACTGCTGTACGAGACCTCGGAAGAAGGCGACGTGGAAGGCCTTGGCGTGCTGCGCGGGCGCGTCCGCCGCATCGAGGCCGCGCCCGGCGTGCGAGTGCCGCACATGGGCTGGAACCGCCTCCGGCGCGAACGCGCATCGCCGCTGCTCGAGGGCATCGAAGACGGCGAATGGGCGTATTTCGTGCACGGTTTCGTTGCGCCGATGAGCGATGACACGCTGGCGAGCAGCGAGTACGGCGGTGAATTCACTGCCGTGGCGGGGTGTGGTCGCCGCTTCGGCGCGCAGTTCCATCCCGAGCGCTCCGCGGCCACCGGGCAGCGCCTGCTCGCGAATTTCCTCGCGATGGAGGCCGCATGA
- the hisA gene encoding 1-(5-phosphoribosyl)-5-[(5-phosphoribosylamino)methylideneamino]imidazole-4-carboxamide isomerase — MNAFASTTPRRAFELYPAIDVRDGRVVRLHQGDYERETRYAPSPIELASQYAESGAGWLHLVDLDAAREGGYTLRALVREVVTHTGLNVQTGGGVRSEDDVALILDAGARRVVVGSLAVRETERVLGWIARFGADRITVALDARQDASGAWRLPTAGWTQDSGVELETLVRRFADGGLRHLLCTDIARDGMLAGPNLALYRHLSNLAPELSVQASGGVRDVDDIEGARDAGCAGAVLGKALIEGRFALEDAMRRTQRC; from the coding sequence ATGAACGCGTTTGCTTCCACGACGCCGCGTCGGGCGTTCGAACTGTATCCCGCGATCGACGTACGCGACGGCCGCGTCGTGCGATTGCATCAGGGCGACTACGAACGCGAGACGCGGTATGCGCCGTCGCCGATTGAGCTGGCCTCGCAATACGCCGAAAGCGGCGCCGGCTGGCTGCACCTGGTCGATCTCGACGCCGCGCGGGAAGGCGGCTACACGCTGCGCGCGCTCGTGCGCGAGGTTGTGACGCACACCGGCCTGAACGTGCAGACCGGTGGCGGCGTTCGCAGCGAGGACGACGTCGCGTTGATCCTCGATGCGGGTGCGCGACGCGTCGTCGTCGGGTCGCTCGCGGTGCGCGAAACCGAGCGCGTGCTGGGCTGGATCGCGCGTTTCGGTGCCGATCGCATCACCGTCGCGCTAGACGCGCGCCAGGACGCATCGGGCGCGTGGCGCCTGCCGACCGCCGGCTGGACGCAGGACAGCGGCGTCGAACTCGAAACGCTGGTGCGTCGTTTCGCCGATGGCGGGCTGCGGCATCTGCTGTGCACCGACATCGCGCGCGACGGCATGCTCGCCGGCCCGAACCTCGCGCTGTATCGCCATCTATCGAACCTTGCGCCCGAACTGTCCGTGCAGGCCTCCGGCGGCGTGCGCGATGTCGACGACATCGAAGGCGCGCGCGACGCGGGCTGCGCCGGCGCGGTGCTCGGCAAGGCGCTGATCGAAGGTCGCTTCGCACTGGAAGATGCTATGCGGAGGACGCAGCGATGCTGA
- the hisB gene encoding bifunctional histidinol-phosphatase/imidazoleglycerol-phosphate dehydratase HisB — MSTTPILFVDRDGTLIEEPADFQIDRFDKLRFVQGVIPAMLRLRDAGYQFVMVTNQDGLGTDAFPQADFDGPHALMMQVFESQGIAFRDVLIDTSLPADNAPTRKPGIALATPLLRDRGIDWSRSAMVGDRETDNAFAKNLGIRAFQLRTAQFGGEWDWPSIAHELADAPRTARVRRHTRETRIDVAVDLDHAAEPKVSTGLGFFDHMLEQIGKHGGIALELRCEGDLHIDEHHTVEDSALALGQALREALGDKRGIGRYGFTLPMDESLASAALDFSGRPYFVFDGAFARDRVGGLPTELVPHFFRSLCETAGLNLNLRVQGENDHHKVEACFKAVARALRQAVKREGRELPSTKGTL; from the coding sequence ATGAGCACGACGCCGATCCTGTTCGTCGATCGAGACGGCACGCTGATCGAAGAACCGGCCGACTTCCAGATCGACCGCTTCGACAAGCTGCGCTTCGTGCAGGGCGTGATCCCCGCGATGCTGCGCCTGCGCGATGCGGGCTACCAGTTCGTGATGGTGACCAACCAGGACGGCTTGGGCACGGACGCGTTTCCGCAGGCGGATTTCGACGGGCCGCACGCGCTGATGATGCAGGTGTTCGAAAGCCAGGGCATCGCGTTCCGCGACGTGCTGATCGACACGAGCCTGCCGGCGGACAATGCGCCGACGCGCAAGCCGGGCATCGCGCTGGCGACGCCGCTGCTGCGCGATCGCGGCATCGACTGGTCGCGCTCGGCGATGGTCGGCGACCGCGAAACCGACAATGCCTTCGCGAAGAACCTCGGCATCCGCGCGTTCCAACTGCGCACCGCGCAGTTCGGCGGCGAATGGGACTGGCCGTCGATCGCGCACGAACTGGCCGACGCGCCGCGCACCGCGCGCGTGCGACGCCACACGCGCGAAACGCGCATCGACGTTGCAGTGGACCTCGATCACGCTGCCGAGCCGAAGGTGTCGACGGGGCTGGGCTTCTTCGACCACATGCTCGAGCAGATCGGAAAACACGGCGGTATTGCGCTGGAACTGCGCTGCGAAGGCGACCTGCACATCGATGAACACCACACCGTCGAGGACAGCGCGCTCGCGCTCGGGCAGGCGCTGCGCGAAGCGCTGGGCGACAAGCGAGGCATCGGCCGTTACGGCTTCACGCTGCCGATGGACGAGTCGCTCGCGAGCGCGGCGCTGGATTTCTCCGGCCGGCCATATTTCGTGTTCGACGGCGCGTTCGCGCGCGATCGCGTCGGCGGCTTGCCGACCGAGCTGGTCCCTCACTTCTTCCGTTCGCTGTGCGAAACCGCCGGCCTGAACCTCAACCTGCGCGTGCAGGGCGAGAACGACCACCACAAGGTCGAAGCCTGCTTCAAGGCCGTTGCGCGCGCATTGCGCCAGGCCGTGAAACGCGAAGGGCGCGAGCTGCCGAGCACGAAGGGCACGCTATGA
- the hisG gene encoding ATP phosphoribosyltransferase: MSPSPNTPARDRLRIAIQKSGRLADPARALLTSCGLSWRESRDRLFCYGESLPVDLLLVRDDDIPGLIAEGVCDLGIVGRNVLLEQGYDRVVNGNPPAFREWRALGFGGCRLALAVPDGWDWQGPEQLAGKRIATSYPASLTRWLAEQGIDAKVVLLSGSVEIAPRLGQADAICDLVSSGATLAANQLKPVTTLLESEAVLAGPAEPLDATRGELADLLLRRLDGALRIRHSKLLLFQASRRVLPDLLPLLPDAEAPTVMRLDDNDDLALQALCHGAVTWQRLEELKRAGARGLMVLPVEGMLA, encoded by the coding sequence ATGAGCCCGTCCCCCAACACGCCGGCGCGAGACCGCCTGCGCATCGCGATCCAGAAGTCCGGCCGCCTGGCCGATCCGGCCCGCGCCCTGCTGACCTCCTGCGGGCTGAGCTGGCGCGAGAGCCGCGACCGCCTGTTCTGCTACGGCGAATCGCTGCCCGTCGACCTGCTGCTGGTGCGCGACGACGACATCCCCGGGCTGATCGCCGAAGGCGTGTGCGACCTGGGCATCGTCGGTCGCAACGTGCTGCTGGAGCAGGGTTACGACCGCGTCGTTAACGGCAACCCGCCTGCGTTCCGCGAATGGCGCGCGCTCGGCTTCGGCGGCTGCCGCCTGGCGCTCGCCGTGCCCGACGGCTGGGACTGGCAGGGCCCGGAGCAGCTCGCCGGCAAGCGCATCGCGACCAGTTACCCGGCGTCGTTGACGCGCTGGCTCGCGGAGCAGGGCATCGATGCGAAGGTCGTGCTGCTCTCCGGTTCTGTCGAAATCGCGCCGCGCCTGGGCCAGGCCGACGCGATCTGCGACCTGGTCTCCAGTGGCGCGACGCTCGCGGCGAACCAGCTCAAGCCGGTGACGACGCTGCTGGAAAGCGAAGCGGTGCTCGCCGGCCCGGCGGAGCCGCTGGACGCCACGCGTGGCGAACTCGCCGACCTGCTGCTGCGCCGCCTCGACGGCGCGCTGCGCATCCGCCACAGCAAGCTGCTGCTGTTCCAGGCCTCGCGCCGCGTGCTGCCGGATCTATTGCCGCTGCTGCCCGATGCCGAAGCCCCGACCGTGATGCGCCTGGACGACAACGACGACCTCGCGCTGCAGGCGCTCTGCCACGGCGCCGTGACCTGGCAGCGGCTGGAGGAACTCAAGCGCGCGGGCGCGCGTGGCCTGATGGTGCTGCCAGTCGAGGGCATGCTGGCATGA